The genomic window ACGGTGACCTCCGCCACCACCCCGGACTCGGCCAGCTGCCGGCGCAGTGCGACGGCGAACGGGGTGAGCAGCGCGTCCTGCGCGGTTTCCTGGGCGGCGATCTGGGCCCTGGTCCCGGCGTACTCCTCGGGGTGCAGGGTGGCGAAGACGATGTCCTCGAGCTCCGTCTTGACCACCTGGATGCCCAGCCGCTCGGCCAGCGGGATCAGCACGTCCCTGGTGACCTTGGCGATCCGCACCTGGCTGGCGGGCTTCATGTGACGGATCGTCCGCATGTTGTGCAGCCGGTCGGCCAGCTTGATCACCATGACCCGCACGTCGTCCCCGGTGGCGACGAGCATCTTGCGGAACGTTTCCGCCTCTGCCGCCGCACCGAAGTCCACCTTCTCCAACTTGGTCACCCCGTCCACCAGGTAGGCGACCTCGGGGCCGAAGGCCTCCGCGACCTGATCGAGCGTCACCTCGGTGTCCTCGACGGTGTCGTGCAGCAGAGAGGCGACCAGGGTGGTGGTCTCGGCGCCGAGTTGGGCCAGGATCATCGTCACGGCCAGCGGGTGGGTGATGAACGGCTCGCCGCTCTTGCGCTTCTGACCGCGGTGGCTGGCCTCGGCCGTCCGGTAGGCGCGGCTGAGCAGCGCGAGGTCGGCCTGCGGGTGGTGGCGGCGGTGCGCCTGGACGATCGGCTCGATGGCGTCCGGTACCGGGGGGCGGCCGGTGGCCAGCAGCGCGGCCCGGCCGGCACGGCCGAGGGCGGCCCGGCCGAGCAGCCGAAGGCCCTGCGGCGGCGGCTCCACCGCCTCGACGGGCGCGGGCTCGGGCGCCCGGGGCCGGGATTCGGATCCGGCTTCCGGTCGGGGCTGGGACTGGGATTGGGGTGACTGCGACTCTGCGGACGGGGCCGGGCTGGTGGGCCGGCCGGTCTCAACGGTCATGGCAACCTCCGGCAGCGAGCACCGGAGCGCTCGCTGCCCCGGTGGTCCATGCTACCGAGCACAACACGTTCCGCGAGGCCCTGCTTCCGCTCTGTTAGCGGGATCACTCGAACGGGCGGATTCGCGCCCGCGCGGAACGGGGAAAGCGGGCCGCCCCGGCGGCCTCAGAGCCAGCCGGGCTCCGTCACACCGGCGGCCACCAGCACGGCGGGCCCGGTCATCTCGACCCGTCCGTCCGGCCGCTCGGTGATCACCAGCCGACCACCGGGGACGTCCACGGTGTAGCTGACCGCCTCCCCGGTGACCGCCGGGTCGAGCCCGTCCCGGCGGGCCGTGGCCACCGCCACCGCGCAGGCGCCGGTGCCGCAGGAGCGGGTCTCGCCCGAGCCGCGCTCGTGCACCCGCATCGCCACGTGGCGCTCGCCCCGGTCGACCACGAACTCGACGTTGACGCCCTGCGGGTAGACCCCCGCGGGGCTGACCTGCGGCGCGTCGTACAGGTTGCCGGCCTCGGCGAGGTCGGCGACGAAGGCCACCGCGTGCGGGTTGCCCATGTTGACGTTGCGGGCCGGCCAGCGCCGCTCCCCCACCGCCACCTCGATGTCCTGCGGACCGGGCAGCAGCGCCCGGCCCATCTCCACGGTGACCTCGCCGGGCGTGCCGTCCGGGCCGTCCTCGGCGACCACCACCTGCCGCACCCCGGCCCGGGTGGCCACCGCGAGCGGTCCGGGTGCGGCCAGCCCGGCGTGCACCAGGTACCGGGCGAAGACCCGCACGCCGTTGCCGCACATCTCGGCGATGCTGCCGTCGGAGTTGCGGTAGTCCATGAACCACTCGGCCTGGTCGGCCAGCGCCGCCGCGGCCTCGTCCCTGGCCGAGCGGACCACGCGCAGCAGGCCGTCGCCGCCGATGCCCGCGCGGCGGTCGCAGAGCCGGGCCACCTCGGCCGGGCCCAGCCGCAGCCGGCCGTCGGGGTCGGGGACGATCACGAAGTCGTTCTCGGTGCC from Kitasatospora sp. NBC_01250 includes these protein-coding regions:
- the dapF gene encoding diaminopimelate epimerase; amino-acid sequence: MSASTPQGLPYLKGHGTENDFVIVPDPDGRLRLGPAEVARLCDRRAGIGGDGLLRVVRSARDEAAAALADQAEWFMDYRNSDGSIAEMCGNGVRVFARYLVHAGLAAPGPLAVATRAGVRQVVVAEDGPDGTPGEVTVEMGRALLPGPQDIEVAVGERRWPARNVNMGNPHAVAFVADLAEAGNLYDAPQVSPAGVYPQGVNVEFVVDRGERHVAMRVHERGSGETRSCGTGACAVAVATARRDGLDPAVTGEAVSYTVDVPGGRLVITERPDGRVEMTGPAVLVAAGVTEPGWL